The Rhodocytophaga rosea genome has a segment encoding these proteins:
- a CDS encoding MBL fold metallo-hydrolase, with protein MKLKHILVAVFTLAFYAAIAQRPAADQLSTSKGNLSIQPVLHGTLVLTWNNQVIYVDPYGGAAGFEGLPAPDMVLITDIHGDHMDVKTLQALDLSKATMVVPQAVADSLAKHIKKEVVVVNNGKTTKQLGIDIKAIPMYNLPETADSRHTKGRGNGYVLTIGGKNIYISGDTEDIEEMRALKNIDVAFVCMNLPYTMDVKQAADAVLAFKPKVVYPYHYRGQGGLADVNSFQQTVNAANKQIEVRLRSWYPQQ; from the coding sequence ATGAAGTTGAAACACATTTTAGTCGCTGTATTTACACTTGCCTTTTATGCCGCAATAGCCCAGCGCCCGGCAGCAGATCAATTAAGTACTAGTAAGGGCAATTTAAGCATTCAACCGGTGTTGCATGGCACTTTGGTACTCACCTGGAATAATCAGGTGATTTATGTAGATCCCTATGGAGGCGCAGCCGGATTTGAAGGTTTGCCTGCGCCGGATATGGTACTGATCACCGATATTCATGGAGATCACATGGACGTTAAAACCCTGCAAGCCCTGGACCTTTCCAAAGCAACAATGGTAGTGCCTCAGGCCGTAGCAGATTCTTTAGCGAAACATATCAAAAAAGAAGTAGTCGTAGTGAATAATGGAAAAACAACCAAACAGCTGGGTATTGATATCAAAGCAATTCCTATGTATAACCTTCCGGAAACAGCCGATTCCAGGCATACCAAAGGACGGGGTAATGGCTATGTGTTAACCATTGGCGGAAAAAATATCTATATTTCCGGCGATACGGAGGATATTGAAGAAATGCGTGCGCTGAAAAATATTGATGTAGCCTTTGTATGTATGAACCTGCCCTATACGATGGATGTAAAACAGGCGGCCGATGCGGTTCTAGCTTTCAAACCGAAAGTGGTATATCCCTATCATTACCGGGGACAGGGAGGATTAGCTGATGTGAATTCTTTCCAGCAAACCGTGAATGCGGCAAATAAGCAGATAGAAGTGCGGCTCAGGAGTTGGTATCCACAACAATAA
- a CDS encoding SPFH domain-containing protein has protein sequence MIQESTVRPLSAYIMLVVCLALLLITILFPALNLLGRMEASIIASVVSGVILLFLSAGFIINNPNESKVLILFGEYKGTVKDYGFFWANPFLVKKNVSLRARNLNGSQLKVNDKLGNPIEIAAVIVWQVQDTAKAILEVDDYQQFVVVQSEAAVRHLANAFPYDTFDDDHEPGLTLRAGAEKVNELLEMELNVRLARAGIFVIEARISHLAYASEIAGAMLQRQQAIAVVAARRQIVEGAVGMVEMALAKLSEKEIVHLDEERKAAMVSNLLVVLCGEKAVHPILNAGTLHH, from the coding sequence ATGATCCAAGAATCTACCGTTAGGCCATTGTCAGCATATATCATGCTGGTGGTTTGTTTAGCCTTATTATTAATTACCATTCTGTTTCCTGCGCTTAATCTGTTAGGCAGGATGGAAGCCAGTATTATTGCGAGTGTAGTGAGTGGAGTGATATTGTTGTTTTTATCTGCCGGATTTATAATCAATAATCCCAATGAATCGAAAGTGCTGATTTTGTTTGGGGAGTACAAAGGCACCGTAAAAGACTATGGCTTTTTCTGGGCGAATCCTTTTCTGGTGAAAAAGAACGTTTCCCTGCGGGCACGTAACCTGAACGGCAGCCAGCTCAAGGTAAATGATAAGCTTGGGAATCCAATAGAAATTGCCGCTGTAATCGTTTGGCAGGTGCAGGATACCGCCAAAGCCATTCTGGAAGTAGACGATTACCAGCAGTTTGTAGTGGTGCAAAGCGAAGCGGCTGTAAGGCACCTGGCCAATGCATTTCCATACGACACTTTCGATGATGACCATGAGCCTGGATTAACTTTGCGTGCCGGTGCTGAAAAAGTGAATGAATTGCTCGAAATGGAACTGAATGTACGTCTGGCCAGGGCTGGTATCTTTGTAATCGAAGCCAGGATCAGCCACCTGGCCTATGCTTCAGAAATTGCCGGTGCCATGTTACAACGCCAGCAGGCCATTGCCGTAGTAGCTGCCAGACGTCAGATCGTGGAAGGAGCCGTAGGAATGGTGGAAATGGCCCTGGCCAAACTTTCTGAAAAGGAAATTGTGCACCTGGACGAAGAAAGAAAAGCAGCCATGGTGAGTAATTTACTGGTGGTATTATGCGGTGAAAAAGCGGTACATCCGATATTAAATGCAGGTACTTTGCATCATTAA
- a CDS encoding ribbon-helix-helix domain-containing protein translates to MAQKKSFVLRINPDTLKELEKWAEDEFRSVNGQIEYLLQKALKDHGREPKLKSNPEENNTSTEK, encoded by the coding sequence ATGGCACAAAAGAAATCATTTGTACTGCGGATCAATCCGGACACCCTGAAAGAACTCGAAAAATGGGCGGAAGATGAATTCCGCAGTGTGAACGGACAGATAGAATATTTGCTGCAAAAGGCACTGAAAGATCATGGCCGGGAGCCTAAGTTAAAAAGCAATCCGGAGGAAAATAATACCAGCACAGAGAAGTAA
- a CDS encoding alpha/beta fold hydrolase, producing MTISAPFVRFFRWTAGLSIRNKIRFVWFTLVSIFMGWLVVSYQVRGVDAAIMSSDQQVVVSNTEESITFSPAQHIRPLTFIFYPGALVSAKSYAPFARAIALQGYTTIIVKMPFRLASFGHEKALQFIKENKIPQQWVVGGHSLGAAKAAQFAFEHPQLLQGLILIGTSHPRELNLSGLSLDVTKIYGSLDGVASVEEVMAYKKNLPSHSQFIEIEGGNHAQFGYYGSQLGDHSATISRERQHDLSIKATLQSLQRIEKAGAQKISGND from the coding sequence ATGACAATTTCAGCTCCTTTCGTCCGGTTTTTCAGGTGGACTGCCGGATTATCCATCCGCAATAAAATCCGCTTCGTCTGGTTTACGCTGGTGAGTATTTTTATGGGATGGCTGGTTGTTTCGTACCAGGTGAGAGGCGTTGATGCAGCAATCATGAGCAGTGATCAGCAGGTGGTAGTGAGCAATACTGAGGAATCTATTACTTTTTCGCCAGCTCAACATATCCGCCCGCTTACATTTATCTTTTATCCAGGCGCTTTAGTGTCGGCTAAATCGTATGCCCCTTTTGCCAGAGCCATAGCTTTGCAGGGGTATACCACCATTATTGTAAAAATGCCTTTTCGCCTGGCAAGCTTTGGCCATGAAAAAGCTTTACAATTCATCAAAGAAAACAAAATACCGCAACAATGGGTAGTAGGCGGGCATTCGTTAGGAGCCGCTAAAGCCGCCCAGTTTGCTTTTGAACACCCGCAATTACTACAAGGACTGATTTTGATCGGCACTTCCCACCCCAGAGAATTGAATTTATCCGGCTTATCGCTGGACGTTACTAAAATTTATGGGAGCCTGGATGGAGTGGCTTCTGTAGAAGAGGTAATGGCCTATAAAAAGAATTTACCATCTCATTCGCAATTTATAGAAATAGAAGGCGGAAACCATGCCCAGTTTGGCTATTATGGTTCCCAGTTAGGCGATCACTCAGCCACGATCAGCAGAGAAAGGCAGCACGATCTGAGCATTAAAGCCACCTTACAATCTTTACAAAGAATAGAAAAAGCAGGCGCTCAAAAAATATCCGGAAACGACTGA
- a CDS encoding ferritin-like domain-containing protein — MASTSENIVDTLQELTEFVNDRIEGYETAVKESKNSEYQAYYRKLASQSTDFSNELNTFIRSYGGEMERDTTLKGKFYRQWMDIKSTFTGRDEESIIGSNIYGEEWAIKAYKDALDNGNLPPEIRQVVDRQYQSSLETYNQLKSMKDVTGTASDVRSDNSSLGSGASSTGYSSGSTDSSNSGSSLGGNFSTSGDARNY, encoded by the coding sequence ATGGCAAGCACCAGCGAAAACATTGTAGACACTCTACAGGAACTTACCGAATTTGTAAACGACAGAATTGAAGGCTACGAAACAGCCGTAAAAGAAAGTAAAAATTCAGAATACCAGGCATATTACCGGAAACTGGCCAGCCAGAGTACCGATTTTTCTAATGAACTGAATACATTTATCCGCAGCTATGGCGGCGAAATGGAAAGAGATACCACCCTGAAAGGTAAATTTTACCGCCAGTGGATGGATATTAAATCTACTTTTACCGGCCGGGATGAAGAATCCATTATCGGCTCTAATATTTATGGAGAAGAATGGGCCATTAAAGCATATAAAGATGCTCTGGATAATGGCAATTTGCCTCCGGAAATCCGCCAGGTAGTAGACCGTCAATATCAGTCTTCTCTGGAAACGTATAATCAGTTAAAAAGCATGAAAGATGTTACTGGCACTGCCAGCGATGTACGTTCTGATAATTCCAGCCTTGGTTCTGGTGCGAGTTCTACAGGATATTCTTCCGGAAGCACCGATTCCAGTAATTCAGGGTCTTCCCTGGGTGGCAACTTCTCTACTAGTGGGGACGCCAGAAACTATTAA
- a CDS encoding vWA domain-containing protein codes for MTKYIITLTIVVFAFVNMIALRQERTITGTVTAADDNSPLPGVNVLVKGTKSGTITDSNGTYNLKVSGDKVVLVFSYIGYTTQEIKAGTKTKIDAKLSPDVKSLQEVTVIGYGIQQKQNVTGSIATAKPGRTNKSAQPQMDMAYEMAPAPFHSAPMDREKKEVFNTEEYDAIRENGFREVIKNPLSTFSIDVDAASYSNIRRFISQGQMPPKDAVRIEEMVNYFNYNYPQPKGNDPFTVNTEISECPWNKEHRLVHIGLQGKKVATENLPASNLVFLIDVSGSMSDPQKLPLLKSAFSMLVDELRPQDKVAIVVYAGAAGMVLPSTSGANKAKIREALSELEAGGSTAGGEGIKLAYKIAKENFVQEGNNRVILATDGDFNVGASSNAEMERLIEEKRETGVFLTVLGFGMGNYKDSKMEILANKGNGNYAYIDNMMEARKVLVNEFGGTLFTIAKDVKLQLEFNPAKVKAYRLIGYENRVLQNEDFNNDKKDAGELGSGHTVTALYEIIPTSLKEVTQPVPAIDDLKYQKNKVEPAAYHSGELMTLKLRYKQPDGQQSKLISSTVKDENISIAKTSENFRFSAAVAQFGMLLRNSEFKGTSNYFDVVALAEGAKGIDKEGYRAEFINMVRSCQWIAGK; via the coding sequence ATGACAAAATATATCATCACCCTTACGATTGTGGTTTTTGCTTTTGTAAACATGATCGCCCTTAGGCAGGAACGCACCATAACCGGAACTGTAACTGCTGCCGATGACAACTCTCCCCTACCCGGTGTAAATGTACTGGTAAAAGGAACTAAATCCGGCACCATTACCGACAGCAATGGCACGTATAATCTCAAAGTTTCGGGCGACAAAGTTGTACTGGTTTTTAGCTATATCGGATACACTACACAAGAAATTAAAGCCGGAACCAAAACCAAAATAGATGCAAAACTTTCTCCGGATGTAAAGTCTTTGCAGGAAGTAACTGTAATTGGCTACGGAATACAACAAAAGCAGAATGTTACCGGCTCAATAGCCACAGCTAAACCAGGTAGAACCAATAAGAGTGCCCAGCCTCAAATGGACATGGCTTATGAAATGGCTCCTGCTCCTTTTCACTCGGCTCCTATGGACAGGGAAAAGAAAGAAGTGTTCAATACCGAAGAATATGATGCCATCCGGGAAAACGGGTTTAGAGAAGTTATAAAAAATCCGCTTTCTACCTTCTCTATTGACGTAGACGCCGCTTCTTACAGCAATATCCGCCGCTTTATCAGCCAGGGACAAATGCCTCCTAAAGATGCAGTACGGATTGAGGAAATGGTGAACTATTTTAATTACAATTATCCGCAGCCCAAAGGTAACGATCCGTTTACTGTAAATACAGAAATTTCTGAATGTCCCTGGAATAAAGAGCACCGCCTGGTACACATTGGTTTACAAGGGAAAAAAGTAGCCACTGAAAACCTGCCTGCCTCCAACCTGGTGTTTCTGATAGATGTTTCCGGTTCGATGAGCGATCCCCAGAAATTACCTTTGCTCAAATCTGCTTTTAGTATGCTGGTAGATGAGCTTCGTCCGCAGGATAAAGTAGCTATTGTGGTATATGCCGGAGCCGCCGGAATGGTGCTGCCTTCTACGAGTGGTGCCAATAAAGCGAAAATCCGGGAGGCACTGAGCGAACTTGAAGCTGGTGGTTCTACTGCCGGTGGCGAAGGAATTAAACTGGCTTATAAAATCGCTAAAGAAAATTTTGTTCAGGAAGGCAATAACCGGGTGATTCTGGCTACCGATGGCGATTTTAATGTAGGTGCTTCCAGCAATGCAGAAATGGAACGCCTGATCGAGGAAAAACGGGAAACTGGTGTATTCCTGACGGTGCTTGGTTTTGGCATGGGCAATTATAAGGATTCCAAAATGGAAATTCTGGCTAACAAAGGAAATGGAAATTATGCCTACATAGACAATATGATGGAAGCCAGGAAAGTGCTGGTAAATGAATTTGGTGGCACTTTGTTTACCATTGCCAAAGACGTAAAATTGCAGCTTGAATTTAATCCGGCCAAAGTGAAAGCTTACCGCCTGATCGGGTATGAGAACCGGGTTTTACAGAACGAAGATTTTAACAATGATAAAAAAGATGCCGGCGAATTAGGTTCAGGACATACGGTTACGGCGTTGTACGAAATTATTCCAACTAGCCTGAAAGAAGTTACCCAGCCAGTTCCTGCGATTGATGACTTAAAATACCAGAAAAATAAAGTAGAGCCGGCCGCTTATCATTCAGGTGAATTAATGACCCTGAAACTGCGCTACAAACAGCCGGATGGACAGCAAAGCAAGCTGATTTCAAGCACTGTAAAAGACGAAAATATAAGTATTGCCAAGACCTCTGAAAATTTTAGGTTTTCGGCAGCGGTAGCTCAGTTTGGTATGTTGTTGCGTAATTCTGAGTTTAAAGGCACCAGCAATTATTTTGATGTAGTAGCCCTGGCTGAAGGTGCCAAAGGAATAGACAAAGAAGGCTACCGGGCTGAATTTATCAATATGGTTCGTTCCTGCCAGTGGATTGCCGGAAAATAG
- a CDS encoding RNA polymerase sigma factor, which translates to MFFKRFSKPKPPDDNELIRLYRRTSDAAHAGELFERYVHLVYGVCMKYLKNEEDSKDAVMQIFEKLLVELKVHEISNFKSWLHVLAKNHCLMWLRSARVRHEKNILTFEVSDDMENDKDRHLIEDDDGLEDNLALLEKGIQVLPAEQKQCIELFYLQQKCYKEIADITGYDLKKVKSYIQNGKRNLKIYLEKENE; encoded by the coding sequence TTGTTTTTCAAACGATTCTCTAAACCAAAGCCTCCTGATGATAATGAACTGATCCGGCTTTACAGACGGACTTCGGATGCTGCCCATGCCGGAGAGTTATTTGAGCGCTATGTACACCTGGTATATGGAGTATGCATGAAATACCTGAAAAATGAGGAGGACAGCAAGGATGCGGTGATGCAGATTTTCGAGAAACTGCTGGTGGAGCTAAAAGTGCATGAAATTAGTAACTTTAAAAGCTGGCTGCATGTACTGGCCAAAAACCATTGTCTGATGTGGCTGCGTTCGGCCAGGGTACGGCACGAAAAGAACATTCTTACCTTTGAGGTGAGCGATGATATGGAAAATGACAAGGACCGGCATCTTATAGAAGACGATGATGGACTGGAAGATAACCTGGCATTGCTGGAAAAAGGAATACAAGTATTGCCAGCCGAACAAAAACAGTGCATAGAATTGTTTTATTTACAGCAGAAATGTTATAAGGAAATAGCTGACATTACGGGTTACGATCTCAAGAAAGTAAAAAGTTATATTCAGAACGGTAAACGTAACCTGAAGATCTATCTGGAAAAAGAGAATGAGTAA
- a CDS encoding TonB family protein, with the protein MSKSKQHMTLPDTEHLSLEQMQAYLDDTLPGRGMHQVERHLLDCELCSDAFEGLSAIPEPEQALDAVAHIKKNIRKKTMRQPVIRRKRKLVTVLWKPMSVAASILILLTAVFIILRIDRRFRKPKEQISMSAPKQAPALQPGSAAKEDMSAAKPEELITQNQQLSARNEPQAFKSVPFTLSEKKPAPVIIEAEKEESIVSEQLSVTEAVSAPAPSPSSDIEADLLEEETAPALPRVAAVPEAKRAKKADEEVTTLIAPTLSSRKPSGISQSSVMIYGTVISESFETPLAGVTVTIKGSAQTATTDEEGKFKLLVPLESILVFNYIGYNSEESVIKNQEPLKIKLTEDIKALNEVAVVGYGTEKKSLEDAVFTKPLPVKGYSDFRIYMRNNLRYPETARKNKIEGNVRVEFWVNADSTLSDFTIKKGLGYGCDEEAIRLIKEGPAWKPGLQNNVPTRQRFIVIVPFKLKEEK; encoded by the coding sequence ATGAGTAAAAGCAAACAACATATGACCCTGCCGGATACCGAACATTTGTCCCTGGAACAGATGCAGGCATATCTGGACGATACCCTTCCTGGCAGGGGTATGCACCAGGTAGAACGACATCTGCTGGATTGTGAGCTTTGTTCGGATGCCTTTGAAGGATTATCTGCAATTCCGGAACCAGAACAGGCGCTTGATGCCGTTGCTCATATAAAGAAAAATATCCGCAAGAAAACCATGCGGCAGCCGGTGATCCGACGCAAACGGAAGCTGGTTACTGTTTTGTGGAAACCGATGAGTGTAGCGGCTTCTATCCTTATCCTGCTGACTGCCGTTTTTATCATCCTTCGCATTGATCGTAGGTTCAGAAAACCCAAAGAGCAGATATCCATGTCGGCACCGAAACAAGCGCCAGCATTACAGCCTGGCTCTGCTGCAAAGGAAGATATGAGTGCGGCCAAGCCTGAAGAGTTAATAACTCAGAACCAGCAATTATCTGCCCGGAATGAGCCGCAAGCATTTAAATCCGTTCCATTTACATTGTCAGAAAAAAAACCAGCTCCTGTAATAATAGAAGCAGAAAAGGAAGAAAGTATCGTGTCAGAGCAATTATCTGTAACAGAAGCAGTAAGTGCTCCCGCTCCCAGCCCTTCTTCAGATATTGAAGCTGATCTACTGGAAGAAGAAACAGCTCCGGCATTGCCCAGAGTGGCTGCCGTACCGGAAGCTAAACGGGCTAAAAAAGCAGATGAAGAGGTAACAACTCTAATCGCACCAACCCTGAGTTCACGTAAGCCAAGTGGTATTTCCCAGAGTTCGGTAATGATATACGGTACAGTCATTTCTGAAAGTTTTGAAACACCCTTGGCGGGTGTAACGGTTACAATAAAAGGCTCTGCTCAGACAGCTACAACCGATGAAGAAGGCAAGTTTAAGTTACTTGTTCCCCTGGAAAGCATTCTTGTTTTTAATTATATCGGCTATAATTCGGAGGAATCTGTGATCAAAAATCAGGAGCCGCTAAAAATTAAGCTAACTGAAGATATAAAGGCTTTGAATGAGGTGGCTGTAGTAGGTTATGGAACTGAGAAAAAATCTCTGGAAGATGCCGTGTTTACAAAACCGCTGCCGGTAAAAGGCTACTCTGATTTCAGGATTTATATGCGCAATAACCTTAGATACCCGGAAACTGCCAGGAAAAATAAAATTGAAGGAAATGTCCGGGTAGAGTTTTGGGTAAATGCGGATAGTACGCTCTCTGATTTTACCATCAAAAAAGGACTAGGCTATGGCTGCGATGAAGAAGCCATCCGCCTTATTAAAGAAGGACCTGCCTGGAAACCCGGCCTCCAGAACAATGTTCCCACCAGACAAAGGTTTATCGTGATTGTGCCTTTCAAACTGAAAGAGGAGAAGTAA
- a CDS encoding sugar phosphate isomerase/epimerase family protein has product MSDSTINRRDTLKFLGASAGVALLPQTSQAKPAPAQPFIYSLNMSTIRGHQLGLVKELETASKAGFRSVEIWMDSFNTYVEKGGTIADLNKRLKDLGLKVENCIGFAQWIVDDEATRQKGVEQLKKEMDMLASIGCFRTAAPPMGATKDPGLDLKRAAERYNTILELSKQTGVVPQLELWGFSQNLNRLSDVLYVATESGHSSARLLLDVYHIYKGGTSLDSLHLVGKAGLEVFHINDYPANIAPENISDPDRIYPGDGVAPIRQILQHVRRPDKPVVLSFEVFNKTYYSQDALLVCKTALSKMKAITQGV; this is encoded by the coding sequence ATGTCTGATTCTACCATCAACCGCCGCGATACATTAAAGTTTTTGGGTGCTTCTGCCGGAGTGGCCCTATTGCCGCAAACCTCTCAAGCTAAGCCAGCACCAGCACAGCCATTTATTTACTCATTAAACATGAGCACCATCCGGGGCCATCAGTTAGGTTTGGTGAAAGAGCTGGAAACAGCCTCTAAAGCTGGATTCCGTTCGGTAGAAATCTGGATGGATTCTTTCAATACCTATGTTGAAAAAGGGGGTACCATTGCCGATCTGAACAAACGCCTCAAAGACCTGGGCTTAAAGGTTGAAAACTGTATCGGATTTGCCCAGTGGATCGTAGATGATGAGGCAACCAGGCAAAAAGGCGTGGAGCAGCTGAAAAAGGAGATGGATATGCTGGCCAGCATTGGCTGTTTCCGTACCGCAGCCCCACCCATGGGTGCTACCAAAGATCCCGGTCTTGACCTGAAAAGAGCCGCAGAACGTTATAATACCATCCTGGAATTAAGCAAACAAACCGGTGTAGTCCCGCAACTCGAACTCTGGGGATTTTCTCAAAACCTCAACCGCTTGAGTGATGTTCTCTATGTAGCCACTGAGAGCGGACATTCTTCTGCCAGACTATTGCTGGATGTGTACCATATTTATAAAGGTGGTACAAGTTTGGATAGCCTGCACCTGGTAGGAAAAGCTGGTTTGGAAGTTTTCCACATTAATGATTATCCAGCCAATATTGCCCCTGAAAATATTTCCGATCCCGACCGTATTTATCCCGGCGATGGCGTAGCACCCATCCGCCAGATTTTGCAGCATGTCCGCCGGCCAGATAAGCCTGTGGTGCTTTCCTTTGAGGTATTCAACAAAACCTATTACAGCCAGGATGCATTATTAGTGTGCAAAACTGCTCTTTCCAAGATGAAAGCCATCACACAGGGAGTGTAA
- a CDS encoding maleylpyruvate isomerase N-terminal domain-containing protein — MQKAGPIFTLDLFPVIDRKLTEVLRSLCREDWEKQTIAPLWKVKDIAAHLLDGNIRGVSMSRDNYFGVSPGEIHSYQDLVGFLNKLNADWVQAAKRISPELMISLLDLTANAYYEHARTLDPFGEAIFSVGWAGEQTSPNWFHIAREYTEKWHHQQQVRLAVGQEAELLQTPLYFPFLDTSMRALPYHYRSVAGQKDEVIQFTVSGGNGSWYLWHNGETWELLTSCTIPPVCEILLDKEKAWQIFTKGLKADQARPYVQIQGKQTYGEHIFHMLAVMA, encoded by the coding sequence ATGCAGAAAGCTGGCCCCATATTTACCCTGGATTTATTTCCGGTGATTGACCGTAAACTTACAGAAGTATTACGTTCCCTTTGCAGAGAAGATTGGGAGAAACAAACCATTGCACCCCTCTGGAAAGTGAAAGATATTGCGGCCCACCTGCTCGACGGAAATATCCGCGGCGTTTCTATGTCCAGGGATAACTATTTTGGCGTAAGTCCGGGTGAGATCCATTCCTACCAGGATCTGGTTGGCTTTCTGAACAAGTTAAATGCTGATTGGGTACAGGCCGCCAAACGAATCAGTCCGGAACTCATGATTAGCTTGCTGGACCTCACTGCCAACGCTTATTATGAACATGCTAGAACATTAGATCCTTTTGGAGAAGCGATTTTTTCTGTAGGCTGGGCTGGTGAGCAAACTTCTCCCAACTGGTTTCATATTGCCAGGGAATACACCGAAAAATGGCATCACCAGCAGCAGGTCAGATTAGCTGTTGGTCAGGAAGCAGAATTACTGCAGACACCTTTATATTTTCCTTTTCTGGATACTTCCATGCGTGCCCTCCCCTATCATTACCGTTCTGTTGCCGGACAAAAAGATGAAGTGATCCAGTTTACGGTTTCCGGTGGAAATGGAAGCTGGTACTTGTGGCACAATGGAGAAACCTGGGAATTACTGACTTCCTGTACTATTCCACCAGTTTGCGAAATCCTGTTAGACAAAGAAAAAGCCTGGCAGATTTTTACCAAAGGACTCAAAGCCGATCAAGCCCGTCCCTATGTACAAATCCAGGGTAAACAAACATATGGCGAACATATTTTCCATATGCTGGCAGTTATGGCGTAA
- the lysA gene encoding diaminopimelate decarboxylase, with translation MQLVNHHYQIQGLNLEDICQEFGTPLYIYDADAILEKIQSLRTAFSGLPLRLKYAAKALTNISILKLMKSQQVGIDVVSIQEARLGLMAGFAPEEIMFTPNGVSFQEMQEAIELGINIGIDNLPMLEHFGQLYADKLSCSLRLNPHIVAGGHAKIQVAHINSKFGISISQLSQILEIVNNYQIKIAGLHVHTGSDLKDADVFLQTAAILFDAAMQFKHLRFINFGGGFKVAYKKGDHTTNIHELGAKLKDAFLAFCERYGKNLEIWFEPGKFLVSEAGLLLVKTNVVKKAPTTVFVQVDSGMNHLIRPMMYDAYHDIVNISNPDGPQQEYTVVGYICETDTLGANRELNEVREGDIIAIKNAGAYGFSMSSNYNSRLRPAEVMVYKGQAKLIRKREELEDLIKNQVVADWES, from the coding sequence ATGCAACTTGTGAATCACCATTACCAGATCCAGGGACTTAACCTTGAAGATATTTGCCAGGAATTTGGAACCCCTCTATATATATATGATGCCGATGCAATCCTTGAAAAGATACAAAGTCTGCGCACGGCTTTTTCAGGCTTACCGCTCCGGCTTAAATATGCGGCCAAAGCCCTAACTAATATTTCGATATTAAAACTGATGAAAAGTCAGCAGGTAGGAATCGATGTAGTTTCCATTCAGGAAGCCAGGCTTGGTTTAATGGCCGGTTTTGCGCCAGAAGAAATTATGTTCACCCCCAATGGTGTTTCTTTTCAGGAAATGCAGGAAGCCATTGAACTAGGCATTAATATCGGTATAGACAACCTGCCTATGCTTGAGCACTTTGGCCAGTTGTATGCAGATAAACTATCCTGCAGCCTGCGCCTGAATCCGCATATTGTTGCTGGCGGACATGCGAAAATCCAGGTAGCACATATTAATTCTAAATTTGGCATTTCCATTTCCCAGCTTTCCCAGATTCTGGAAATTGTAAACAACTACCAGATCAAAATCGCAGGCTTGCATGTTCACACCGGCTCCGACCTGAAAGATGCAGATGTATTTTTGCAAACAGCGGCTATTTTGTTTGATGCCGCTATGCAATTTAAGCATCTGCGGTTTATAAATTTTGGCGGAGGTTTTAAAGTAGCTTACAAAAAAGGGGATCATACCACGAACATTCACGAACTGGGTGCGAAATTAAAAGATGCTTTTCTGGCTTTTTGTGAACGTTATGGCAAAAACCTGGAAATCTGGTTTGAACCAGGCAAATTTCTGGTGAGTGAAGCAGGATTACTTCTGGTAAAAACAAATGTGGTTAAAAAAGCGCCAACCACCGTATTTGTACAGGTTGATTCCGGCATGAACCACCTGATTCGTCCAATGATGTACGATGCTTATCACGACATAGTGAATATTTCAAACCCGGATGGCCCACAGCAGGAATATACGGTGGTGGGATATATCTGCGAAACGGACACCCTGGGTGCTAACCGGGAATTGAACGAAGTCAGGGAGGGTGATATTATTGCCATTAAAAATGCAGGAGCTTATGGGTTCAGCATGAGTTCCAACTATAATTCCCGCCTTCGTCCGGCTGAAGTAATGGTATATAAAGGACAGGCCAAACTCATCCGCAAGCGGGAAGAACTGGAAGACCTGATCAAAAACCAGGTAGTTGCCGACTGGGAAAGCTAG